A single window of Sphingobacteriales bacterium DNA harbors:
- the nusA gene encoding transcription termination/antitermination protein NusA, whose amino-acid sequence MNTVELVESFSEFKEFKNIDRPTMMRVLEDVFKTLLRKKYTSDQNFDIIVNTDKGDLEIWRHRNVVEDGQVEDKLAEVELSYAKTIEPDMEVDEELYEPIPLEIFGRRAILAARQTLISRILDLEKDEVYKKYKDRIGDIISAEVYQVWRKEILLLDDEGNELILPKNEQIKTDFYKKGDTIRAVIKDVELRGSTPLVILSRTAPEFLAKLLEQEVPEIFDGLIIIRKIVREPGERAKVVVESYDDRIDPVGACVGMKGSRIHGIVRELRNENIDIINHTSNIMLMLQRTLTPAKIESISLDDERKKAAVFLKPDQVSLAIGKGGFNIKLAGKITGYDIDVFRDTDEMHDDDVNLDDFADEIDEWIIKLLKEIGCDTAKSVLEIDREDLIRRTDLEDETVDEIIRILKSEFE is encoded by the coding sequence ATGAATACTGTAGAATTAGTAGAGTCGTTCTCGGAATTTAAAGAGTTTAAGAACATAGACAGACCAACAATGATGCGTGTCTTGGAAGATGTCTTTAAAACACTCCTTAGAAAAAAATACACTTCAGATCAAAACTTTGACATTATAGTAAATACAGACAAAGGTGATTTAGAAATTTGGAGACATAGAAATGTTGTTGAAGATGGTCAGGTAGAAGACAAACTTGCGGAAGTAGAACTATCTTACGCTAAAACAATAGAGCCAGACATGGAAGTAGATGAAGAATTGTATGAGCCAATTCCATTAGAAATATTTGGCAGAAGAGCCATTCTTGCAGCAAGACAAACACTAATTTCTAGAATTTTAGACTTAGAAAAAGACGAAGTATACAAAAAATATAAAGATAGAATTGGAGATATTATTTCAGCAGAAGTATACCAAGTATGGAGAAAAGAAATTTTACTGTTAGATGATGAAGGTAACGAACTAATCCTACCTAAAAACGAACAAATAAAAACAGATTTCTACAAAAAAGGAGATACCATTAGAGCAGTCATTAAAGACGTAGAACTAAGAGGTAGCACGCCATTAGTTATTCTTTCAAGAACGGCGCCAGAGTTCCTTGCAAAATTATTAGAACAAGAAGTACCAGAAATTTTTGATGGATTAATTATCATCAGAAAAATAGTTAGAGAACCAGGCGAAAGGGCAAAAGTTGTAGTAGAATCTTACGATGATAGAATTGATCCAGTTGGAGCTTGCGTAGGAATGAAAGGCTCAAGAATTCATGGAATTGTTAGAGAATTAAGAAATGAAAACATAGATATCATCAACCATACAAGCAATATAATGTTGATGTTACAAAGAACACTTACACCAGCAAAAATTGAATCTATATCATTAGATGATGAAAGAAAAAAAGCAGCAGTATTCTTAAAACCCGATCAAGTTTCATTAGCAATCGGAAAAGGAGGTTTTAATATCAAATTAGCAGGAAAAATTACAGGTTATGATATTGATGTATTCAGAGACACCGACGAAATGCATGATGATGATGTTAATTTAGATGACTTTGCAGATGAAATTGACGAATGGATTATCAAATTACTCAAAGAAATTGGTTGCGATACAGCAAAAAGCGTTCTAGAAATTGACAGAGAAGACTTAATTAGAAGAACTGACTTAGAAGACGAAACCGTAGACGAAATTATTAGAATATTAAAATCAGAATTTGAATAA
- a CDS encoding DUF4112 domain-containing protein → MQTINEKNKLPKELVNVSKYVKLMDSAFKIPGTNRTFGIDPILNLIPYGGAIAGYLISAYLLIGMFRNGASSKVIGKMIGNITLDAVVGAIPFLGTVFDFMFKANKRNLTLAIEHFEEGKHQGSILPYLIPIIIILIVLFAFVVYITIIAFRFFFDILNQIQL, encoded by the coding sequence ATGCAAACAATAAACGAAAAGAATAAGCTTCCAAAGGAATTGGTAAATGTGTCTAAGTATGTAAAGCTAATGGACAGTGCATTTAAAATTCCAGGAACAAATAGAACATTTGGAATAGATCCAATATTAAACTTAATTCCATATGGTGGTGCCATTGCTGGATATTTAATTTCTGCGTATTTGTTAATAGGTATGTTTAGAAATGGAGCAAGCTCTAAAGTGATTGGCAAAATGATTGGTAATATTACTTTAGACGCAGTTGTTGGTGCTATTCCATTTTTAGGTACTGTATTTGATTTTATGTTTAAGGCAAATAAAAGAAACCTAACATTAGCCATAGAACATTTTGAAGAAGGAAAACACCAAGGCAGTATTTTACCATATCTTATTCCAATAATAATTATTCTTATAGTACTGTTTGCTTTTGTTGTCTATATTACTATCATTGCATTTAGGTTCTTTTTTGATATACTAAATCAAATACAACTCTGA
- a CDS encoding amidophosphoribosyltransferase: MSDAIKHECGIALVRLLKPLSYYKEKYGDMHYGLSKMYLLMEKQHNRGQDGAGIATIKLDTQPGFAYIDRKRSVDKQAIKVIFEEIFAQFKDLGKEEKLLLNDSEHLKQNYEFMGELLLGHLRYGTHGGNDMSNCHPRVRANNWKTRTLLVAGNFNLTNVDDLFDNLVNLGQFPREKSDTMTVLEKIGHFLDSENQKLFRKYKTQQFNNADITNLIAENINISNILKNSCEDFDGGYAMAGMIGHGDAFVIRDPNGIRPAFYYKDDEVVVVASERPAIQTTFNIHRSKIQEIQPGHALIIKKDGSCGEVKCSAPKEKKACSFERIYFSRGSDFEIYQERKMLGRLLVPTILNKISSDLKNTVFSYIPNTAEVAFLGMVEEIQKEHIQQKINSFQQQKISSEQLQKDLAIMPRIEKIAIKDVKMRTFITEDNSRNDLVHHVYDVTYGVVQNNQDTLVILDDSIVRGTTLKESILTMLDRLQPKKIIIVSSAPQIRYPDCYGIDMSKMGTFVAFQAAINLWKQKQKDKQLQDIYQKCKEELLKPVSEMNNLVKEVYAPFTYEEISKEIGNIVKPKHIFSDVEIVYQKIEDLHTACPNHLGDWYFTGDYPTAGGNKVALKAFINYMEGRNDRAY, encoded by the coding sequence ATGAGTGATGCAATAAAACACGAATGTGGAATAGCTTTAGTAAGACTACTAAAACCACTCAGCTACTACAAAGAAAAATACGGCGATATGCATTATGGCCTGAGTAAAATGTACTTACTCATGGAAAAACAGCACAACAGAGGACAAGATGGTGCTGGAATCGCCACAATAAAATTAGATACACAACCAGGTTTTGCATACATAGACAGAAAAAGAAGTGTAGATAAACAAGCAATTAAAGTAATTTTTGAAGAAATATTTGCTCAATTCAAAGACCTTGGCAAAGAAGAAAAACTACTACTCAACGATAGCGAACACCTAAAACAGAACTACGAATTTATGGGCGAGCTATTGCTCGGACATCTAAGATATGGTACACATGGTGGAAATGATATGAGCAATTGCCATCCAAGAGTTAGAGCAAACAACTGGAAAACAAGAACTCTTTTAGTTGCAGGAAATTTTAATCTTACAAATGTAGATGACCTATTTGATAACCTAGTGAACCTTGGTCAGTTTCCTAGAGAAAAATCAGATACAATGACTGTCTTAGAAAAAATTGGGCATTTCTTAGATTCTGAAAATCAAAAACTATTCAGGAAATACAAAACACAGCAATTCAATAATGCAGACATTACAAATCTAATTGCTGAAAATATAAATATTAGTAATATATTAAAAAATTCTTGTGAAGATTTTGATGGCGGTTATGCCATGGCAGGAATGATTGGACACGGCGATGCTTTTGTTATCAGAGATCCAAATGGCATCAGACCAGCATTTTATTATAAAGATGATGAAGTTGTTGTTGTTGCTTCTGAGAGACCAGCAATACAAACTACTTTTAACATCCACAGAAGCAAAATACAAGAAATACAACCAGGGCATGCATTAATAATAAAAAAAGATGGCAGCTGTGGCGAAGTAAAATGCTCAGCACCAAAAGAAAAAAAAGCATGTAGTTTTGAGCGAATCTATTTCTCACGTGGTAGCGATTTTGAAATCTATCAAGAAAGAAAAATGCTTGGAAGATTACTTGTTCCAACAATACTAAATAAAATATCATCAGACCTAAAAAATACTGTTTTTTCATACATTCCAAATACAGCAGAAGTTGCGTTTCTAGGCATGGTAGAAGAAATTCAGAAAGAACACATACAACAAAAAATAAATAGCTTTCAGCAACAAAAAATATCTTCAGAACAATTACAAAAAGACTTGGCAATTATGCCACGCATTGAGAAAATTGCCATTAAAGATGTAAAAATGAGAACATTTATTACTGAAGATAATTCTCGCAATGATTTGGTACACCATGTATATGATGTTACCTATGGTGTTGTGCAAAACAATCAAGATACACTTGTCATCTTAGATGATTCTATTGTGCGTGGCACCACATTAAAAGAAAGTATACTAACCATGTTAGATAGACTTCAGCCAAAAAAGATAATCATAGTATCATCAGCACCACAAATCAGATATCCAGATTGCTACGGTATAGATATGAGCAAAATGGGCACATTCGTGGCATTCCAAGCAGCAATAAATCTTTGGAAACAAAAACAAAAAGACAAACAACTACAAGATATTTACCAAAAATGTAAAGAAGAATTGCTTAAGCCAGTTTCTGAAATGAACAACTTGGTAAAAGAAGTTTATGCACCATTTACATACGAAGAAATATCAAAAGAAATAGGCAATATTGTAAAACCAAAGCATATCTTTTCTGATGTAGAAATTGTATATCAAAAAATAGAAGATTTACATACAGCTTGCCCAAATCATCTTGGTGATTGGTATTTTACAGGAGATTATCCAACTGCTGGTGGAAATAAAGTTGCACTAAAAGCATTTATCAATTACATGGAAGGCAGAAACGATAGAGCTTACTAA
- a CDS encoding undecaprenyl/decaprenyl-phosphate alpha-N-acetylglucosaminyl 1-phosphate transferase, which translates to MSKTDLFLPASLVTSFILTYMFIPSIIKVADIKHLYDTPDNERKSHDAAIPNLGGIAIFGGFLISFCLFSLLDSVNEIRYILAALCFIFMVGAKDDIVELVPYKKFVGQIFAASIIVVIGKIRLTSMYGLFGISMLSEFPSILLSIVTIVFIINAFNIIDGINLLAGGVGVIIATAFGVWFQHYGFTNYAIMVCCYGWFYSCILKI; encoded by the coding sequence ATGTCAAAAACTGATTTGTTTCTTCCTGCTTCGTTGGTAACTTCTTTTATATTGACGTATATGTTTATACCATCAATTATTAAAGTTGCTGATATTAAACACCTATATGATACACCAGATAATGAAAGAAAATCTCATGATGCTGCCATTCCAAACTTAGGTGGAATTGCCATATTTGGTGGCTTTCTTATTTCATTTTGTTTGTTTTCATTATTAGATTCTGTTAATGAAATAAGATATATACTAGCTGCACTGTGTTTTATTTTTATGGTTGGTGCCAAAGATGATATTGTAGAATTGGTGCCTTATAAAAAATTTGTTGGACAAATATTTGCGGCATCTATCATTGTTGTTATTGGAAAAATAAGATTAACAAGTATGTATGGTTTATTTGGTATTTCTATGCTATCAGAGTTTCCAAGCATACTTCTAAGTATTGTTACTATTGTATTTATTATTAATGCATTTAATATTATTGATGGAATAAATTTACTAGCAGGTGGTGTTGGTGTTATTATTGCCACAGCATTTGGTGTGTGGTTTCAACATTATGGTTTTACCAATTATGCAATAATGGTCTGCTGCTATGGTTGGTTCTATTCTTGCATTCTTAAGATTTAA
- the ppk2 gene encoding polyphosphate kinase 2, which yields MAKVNPNTKTKTKNLEVQKTNVPNTKETTLPLDNKNGSDSTNEIKNEEQSILIRDLNNLKSKKDLAELIKSEGASPNKILSNIAYEEQLHDLQIELVQLQRWTQETGARIAVLFEGRDAAGKGGTIRRFTEHINPRAMRVVALPKPSDEEKGQWYFQRYIKQLPNKGEIVFFDRSWYNRAVVEPVNYFCTQQQYEVFMQQVTEFEHMLYEDGVIIIKFWFSISKEEQLRRFESRKKNPLKQWKLSPVDMQAQEKWDIYTKYKEEMFRRTHTSFSPWIIVKANNKQKARLESIRYVISLIPYVDKISTKTRTHPDPNIVARYHRKSQQVDN from the coding sequence ATGGCAAAAGTAAATCCAAACACAAAGACAAAGACAAAAAATCTTGAGGTACAGAAGACTAATGTACCAAACACAAAAGAAACAACACTACCATTAGACAACAAAAATGGAAGTGATTCTACTAATGAAATAAAAAATGAAGAGCAATCTATTTTGATTAGAGACTTGAATAATCTAAAATCAAAAAAAGATTTAGCAGAATTAATAAAAAGCGAAGGTGCAAGCCCAAATAAAATTCTATCAAATATTGCTTATGAAGAACAGTTGCATGATTTACAGATAGAATTGGTGCAATTACAAAGATGGACACAAGAAACAGGTGCAAGAATTGCTGTTTTATTTGAAGGAAGAGATGCTGCAGGAAAAGGTGGAACCATCAGAAGATTTACAGAACATATAAATCCACGTGCTATGCGCGTAGTAGCATTACCAAAACCTAGTGATGAAGAAAAAGGACAATGGTATTTTCAAAGATATATTAAACAACTACCAAATAAAGGAGAAATTGTCTTTTTTGATAGAAGTTGGTATAATAGAGCAGTTGTAGAGCCAGTAAATTATTTCTGTACACAACAACAGTATGAAGTATTTATGCAGCAAGTAACAGAATTTGAACATATGCTCTACGAAGATGGCGTTATCATTATAAAATTTTGGTTTTCTATATCAAAAGAAGAGCAATTAAGAAGATTTGAATCAAGGAAAAAGAACCCATTGAAACAATGGAAGTTGAGCCCAGTTGATATGCAAGCACAGGAAAAATGGGATATCTACACAAAATATAAAGAAGAAATGTTTAGACGTACGCATACTTCTTTCTCACCTTGGATAATTGTAAAAGCAAATAACAAGCAAAAAGCAAGATTAGAAAGTATTAGATATGTTATCTCTCTAATTCCATATGTAGATAAAATAAGTACCAAAACGCGTACACATCCAGACCCAAATATTGTAGCAAGATACCATAGAAAATCGCAACAAGTAGATAATTAA
- the infB gene encoding translation initiation factor IF-2, whose protein sequence is MSETKTLRLASAAKELNVGIATIVEHLQNNGFPDIDSKPNTKLSEEQYNVLLKDFSQSIAIKEKAEQLNIGKRKEDEEKVIETKPEEEVVVRQKVEVETPKVIRKIDLDGNKPKKEETKKSTAKKQEEVAPVEKTTEVEKIQLDIFEDNKVEETIDVEEVKQIPVVETPVEDTVIKAEAEKLSGPKILGKISLKEEKSPEQIYRKEEKQRKEDEKKKEDAKQEEKKKRARIHANKVDVKTFEKTNPGKTDGFRKDNRRGPAGKTTKETTETVSEKDINEKIRATMAKLAGSKTKQSGVKYRREKREEHAKRAEEGAEDTNILQVTEFITVSELASLMNVSPTQIISSCMGLGVFVSINQRIDAEIIELVASEFGYEIQFTSLEEVEIDEDESTDNEEDLIPRPPIVTIMGHVDHGKTSLLDYIREANVVAGEMGGITQHIGAYEVTTAKGDKITFLDTPGHEAFTAMRARGAKLTDIAIIVAAADDNIMPQTREAISHAQAAEVPMIFAINKIDKPAANPDNIRKQLSEMNILVEEWGGKFQSQEISAKKGTNIDLLLEKILLEAELLELKANPNKYAVGSVIEASLDKGRGYVSTVMIQEGTMKIGDVMVAGQYYGRVKAMYNERGTRITEAGPSTPVQVLGLLGAPNSGDKLKVYSEESEAKEIANKRATILREQGLRAKKHITLDEIGRRLALGNFKELNLIIKGDVDGSVEALSDSLLKLSTEEIKVNIIHKGVGQISESDVLLASASDAIIVAFQVRPSANAKAIAEKEDIQIKHYSIIYDAIEEVKSAMEGLLEPKYEEKIVGNVDVREVFKVSKVGTIAGCYVTDGKIIRANKIRIIRDGIVAFEGELDSLKRFKDDVKEVTKGYECGIKIKNYNDIREGDVIESFEHVEVKRKLN, encoded by the coding sequence ATGTCCGAAACAAAAACATTAAGACTAGCCAGTGCCGCAAAAGAGCTCAATGTGGGTATTGCCACCATTGTAGAACATTTGCAAAATAATGGATTCCCAGATATTGACAGCAAGCCCAATACAAAACTATCAGAAGAGCAATATAATGTGTTGTTAAAAGATTTTTCCCAATCAATTGCCATCAAAGAAAAAGCAGAACAGCTAAATATTGGCAAAAGAAAAGAAGATGAAGAAAAAGTAATAGAAACAAAACCTGAAGAAGAAGTTGTTGTAAGACAAAAGGTAGAAGTAGAAACACCTAAAGTAATTCGAAAAATTGACCTTGATGGTAACAAACCAAAAAAAGAAGAAACAAAAAAATCAACTGCTAAGAAACAAGAAGAGGTTGCACCAGTAGAAAAAACTACAGAAGTTGAAAAAATTCAATTAGATATTTTCGAGGATAACAAAGTAGAAGAAACTATAGACGTAGAAGAAGTAAAACAAATTCCTGTTGTAGAAACTCCTGTAGAAGACACCGTAATAAAAGCTGAAGCTGAAAAACTATCTGGTCCAAAAATATTAGGCAAAATTTCTTTAAAAGAAGAAAAAAGCCCAGAACAGATATATAGAAAAGAAGAAAAACAAAGAAAAGAAGACGAGAAAAAGAAAGAAGACGCCAAACAAGAGGAAAAAAAGAAAAGAGCAAGAATACACGCTAACAAAGTAGACGTTAAAACTTTCGAGAAAACAAATCCAGGCAAAACAGACGGGTTTAGAAAAGACAACAGAAGAGGACCTGCTGGAAAAACTACAAAAGAAACAACAGAAACAGTATCTGAAAAAGATATCAATGAAAAAATAAGAGCCACTATGGCAAAACTTGCTGGTTCAAAAACTAAGCAATCTGGCGTAAAATATAGAAGAGAAAAAAGAGAAGAACACGCAAAAAGAGCAGAAGAAGGAGCAGAAGACACAAATATCTTACAAGTAACAGAATTCATCACCGTATCAGAACTAGCAAGCTTAATGAACGTGTCACCAACACAAATCATTAGTTCATGTATGGGCTTAGGTGTTTTCGTATCTATCAACCAAAGAATAGATGCTGAAATTATAGAACTTGTAGCAAGCGAATTCGGTTACGAAATCCAATTCACTTCATTAGAAGAAGTAGAAATAGACGAAGACGAATCAACAGATAATGAAGAAGACTTAATACCAAGACCACCAATTGTTACCATAATGGGACACGTAGACCATGGTAAAACTTCATTACTTGACTACATTAGAGAAGCAAACGTAGTTGCTGGTGAAATGGGCGGAATAACACAACATATTGGTGCCTACGAAGTAACAACAGCAAAAGGAGATAAAATAACATTCTTAGATACACCAGGTCACGAAGCATTTACAGCAATGCGTGCACGTGGTGCTAAACTTACTGATATTGCAATCATTGTAGCAGCAGCAGATGACAATATAATGCCACAAACAAGAGAGGCAATTAGTCACGCGCAAGCTGCAGAAGTACCAATGATTTTTGCTATAAACAAAATCGACAAACCAGCAGCAAATCCAGATAATATCAGAAAACAATTATCTGAAATGAATATTTTAGTTGAAGAATGGGGCGGAAAATTCCAATCTCAAGAAATATCAGCTAAAAAAGGAACAAATATTGACTTATTACTTGAAAAAATCCTATTAGAAGCTGAACTTTTAGAACTAAAAGCAAATCCAAATAAATATGCCGTTGGTTCAGTAATCGAAGCAAGCTTAGATAAAGGACGTGGCTATGTATCTACAGTAATGATACAAGAAGGCACCATGAAAATAGGAGATGTAATGGTAGCAGGACAATACTACGGACGTGTAAAAGCAATGTACAACGAACGTGGAACAAGAATTACTGAAGCAGGACCATCAACACCAGTTCAAGTATTAGGCTTATTAGGCGCACCAAACTCTGGAGACAAATTAAAAGTATATAGCGAAGAAAGTGAAGCAAAAGAAATAGCAAACAAAAGAGCTACAATACTAAGAGAACAAGGACTAAGAGCTAAAAAACACATTACTCTTGATGAAATAGGTAGACGTTTAGCATTAGGCAACTTCAAAGAATTAAATTTAATTATAAAAGGTGATGTGGATGGTTCGGTAGAAGCACTTAGTGATTCATTATTAAAACTATCTACTGAAGAAATAAAAGTAAATATCATTCACAAAGGTGTGGGTCAAATTTCTGAATCAGATGTATTATTAGCATCAGCATCAGATGCCATTATCGTTGCATTCCAAGTAAGACCATCAGCAAATGCAAAAGCAATTGCAGAAAAAGAAGATATACAAATCAAACATTACTCAATCATTTACGATGCTATCGAAGAAGTTAAATCTGCGATGGAAGGCCTATTAGAACCTAAATACGAAGAGAAAATAGTAGGAAATGTGGATGTAAGAGAAGTATTTAAAGTAAGTAAAGTAGGTACTATTGCTGGTTGTTATGTAACTGATGGAAAAATCATTAGAGCAAACAAAATAAGAATCATCAGAGATGGAATTGTTGCTTTTGAAGGCGAATTAGACTCATTAAAACGATTCAAAGATGATGTGAAAGAAGTAACAAAAGGCTACGAATGTGGTATAAAAATTAAAAATTATAACGACATTAGAGAAGGCGATGTTATTGAATCATTCGAACATGTTGAAGTTAAGCGTAAGCTAAACTAA
- a CDS encoding glycosyltransferase, with protein sequence MFAKKKLVNNSKTKIINGSGIDVDYFHPNFCKQNALENSLVRFLFIGRLLKDKGIYEYIGAAQKIIKKYNNTTFTIVGDFDENNPSGIQKEKLTSTLITDKIIYQGYVKDTRNIICASDCVVLPSYREGLPRVLLEAMAMQKPCIATNVAGCKDAVDEQCALFADVADTTSLYKAMEKYILLDNTTKIEMGKHARQRAESRFSVQLIAKNYLAEILILINKHS encoded by the coding sequence TTGTTCGCCAAAAAAAAATTAGTAAACAATAGTAAAACTAAAATTATTAATGGATCAGGAATCGATGTAGACTATTTTCATCCAAATTTTTGCAAACAAAATGCGCTTGAAAATAGTTTGGTTCGGTTTTTGTTTATAGGTAGATTATTGAAAGACAAAGGAATATATGAATACATTGGCGCAGCACAAAAAATAATTAAAAAGTACAACAATACAACATTTACAATCGTAGGAGATTTTGATGAAAACAATCCGAGTGGCATTCAAAAAGAAAAACTAACAAGTACATTGATAACAGACAAAATAATATATCAAGGCTATGTAAAAGATACAAGAAATATTATTTGTGCTTCAGATTGTGTTGTATTGCCATCATACAGAGAAGGTTTGCCAAGAGTTTTGCTAGAAGCTATGGCTATGCAAAAACCATGTATAGCTACAAATGTTGCTGGATGCAAAGATGCTGTAGACGAGCAATGTGCTTTATTTGCTGATGTTGCCGATACAACATCATTATACAAGGCAATGGAAAAATATATTTTATTGGATAATACTACAAAAATCGAAATGGGAAAACATGCCAGACAAAGAGCAGAATCTAGATTCTCTGTACAACTGATTGCTAAAAATTATTTAGCAGAAATTTTAATTTTAATTAACAAACATTCATAA
- a CDS encoding ribosome assembly cofactor RimP yields the protein MENSIQLKEQIEQYLNNNIDNTTMFVVDVKVLPTNKIEVFIDRSDTNITIDECAKTSRKLEEYLESNQLVGEKYTLEVSSPGMDQPFKVPQQFLKNIDKNVEILMNDGTKDIGILIAYNPDSVEIQTEKKVKKEIITENKTILLSEIKSIKKHFIFKI from the coding sequence ATGGAAAATTCTATTCAATTAAAGGAACAAATTGAGCAATATTTAAACAATAATATTGACAACACAACTATGTTTGTGGTTGATGTTAAAGTATTGCCAACGAATAAGATAGAAGTATTTATTGATAGATCAGATACAAATATTACGATAGATGAGTGTGCAAAAACCAGCAGAAAGCTAGAAGAATATTTAGAGTCAAATCAATTAGTAGGTGAAAAATATACATTAGAGGTATCATCACCCGGAATGGATCAACCTTTTAAAGTACCACAACAATTTCTAAAAAATATAGATAAAAATGTAGAAATACTAATGAATGATGGTACAAAAGATATTGGAATACTGATTGCATACAATCCAGATAGTGTTGAAATTCAAACAGAAAAAAAGGTAAAAAAAGAAATAATCACAGAAAATAAAACAATATTATTATCAGAAATTAAATCAATAAAAAAACATTTCATTTTTAAAATTTAA